A window of Phragmitibacter flavus contains these coding sequences:
- a CDS encoding sugar 3,4-ketoisomerase: MNVPTPDQANSESDSRPDPGGWNLIDLPHARDSRGSMTFIEHLEPLPFKIKRVYYILDVAPGATRGHHAHRAQEQIIIALSGEFTVHIDNGLGQKASIPLGNPHQGLLFGPMHWHHLSDFSAGAVCLILSSCAFKDEDYIRDHGQFMAEFASRRDASS; the protein is encoded by the coding sequence ATGAATGTCCCAACTCCAGACCAAGCCAACAGCGAATCCGACTCCCGACCCGATCCCGGTGGTTGGAATTTAATCGACCTGCCCCATGCGCGGGACTCGCGCGGCAGCATGACGTTCATTGAACACCTTGAGCCGCTTCCCTTCAAGATTAAGCGAGTTTATTACATTCTCGACGTTGCCCCCGGGGCCACCCGTGGGCATCATGCCCATCGGGCGCAGGAGCAGATCATCATCGCCCTCAGCGGTGAATTTACCGTGCATATCGACAACGGGTTGGGTCAGAAGGCGAGTATTCCGCTGGGCAATCCGCATCAGGGCCTTCTCTTTGGACCCATGCACTGGCATCACTTGAGCGATTTTTCCGCAGGGGCCGTTTGTTTGATCCTGTCGTCCTGTGCCTTCAAGGACGAAGATTACATTCGCGACCATGGACAATTTATGGCCGAATTCGCGTCCAGGCGGGACGCCTCATCATAG
- a CDS encoding FKBP-type peptidyl-prolyl cis-trans isomerase → MKFRFLFPLVAIAFSPALKAQEAAAPAQPAEAAPAPAPPAELTPELLDKVSYFYGTRIAGEFVQNQLPVNLEAFTAGLKDTLDKKEPKFQEKDIEEFMTQFSQIMMAKQEAAAKEAGGKNTAEGEKFLTENGKREGVKTTASGLQYEVVKEGDGAVPKAEDTVSVHYHGTLINGTVFDSSIGNDPATFPVGGVIPGWTEALQLMKVGSKYKLFIPSALAYGDKAVSPEIGPNTTLIFEVELLKIDDKNAAPAPAPAN, encoded by the coding sequence ATGAAATTCCGTTTCCTGTTCCCCCTTGTCGCCATTGCATTCTCGCCCGCATTGAAGGCGCAGGAAGCTGCCGCACCGGCCCAACCTGCTGAGGCCGCTCCGGCTCCGGCTCCTCCAGCTGAATTGACGCCTGAGTTGCTGGACAAAGTCAGCTACTTCTATGGCACCCGCATCGCCGGCGAGTTTGTCCAAAACCAACTTCCTGTGAACCTGGAAGCGTTCACCGCTGGCTTGAAGGACACCCTCGACAAAAAGGAGCCCAAGTTTCAGGAAAAAGACATCGAAGAGTTCATGACGCAATTTTCGCAGATCATGATGGCCAAGCAGGAAGCCGCTGCCAAAGAAGCCGGCGGCAAAAACACCGCTGAAGGCGAAAAATTCCTCACAGAAAACGGCAAGCGCGAGGGCGTGAAAACGACCGCCAGCGGTTTGCAATATGAAGTGGTCAAAGAAGGCGACGGCGCAGTGCCCAAGGCCGAAGACACCGTGAGCGTTCACTACCACGGAACTTTGATCAATGGCACCGTTTTCGACAGCTCGATCGGCAATGACCCTGCCACCTTCCCGGTCGGCGGCGTGATCCCAGGCTGGACCGAAGCGCTGCAACTGATGAAAGTCGGCAGCAAATACAAGTTGTTCATCCCTTCCGCCCTTGCTTATGGCGACAAGGCCGTGAGCCCTGAAATCGGACCCAACACCACCTTGATCTTTGAAGTGGAGTTGTTGAAAATCGACGACAAAAACGCGGCTCCTGCTCCTGCTCCAGCGAACTAA
- a CDS encoding pseudouridine synthase, with translation MLLAFHKPFGVLSQFSKEHPSHRTLAEFGFPKNVYPIGRLDADSEGLLLLSDEASWNDRLLHPRHAHERTYHAQVEKVMTEEALASLRKGVKLPDFQTLPCKAELLAEQPAHGPRIPPIRERKSIPTSWVALTLIEGKNRQVRRMTAAVGFPTLRLIRVSIGGLKLEALRLGPGEWKELGKPELDRIF, from the coding sequence ATGCTGCTGGCGTTCCATAAACCGTTTGGCGTGCTGTCGCAGTTCAGCAAGGAACATCCCTCGCACCGCACCCTCGCGGAGTTCGGATTTCCAAAGAACGTGTATCCGATCGGCAGGCTGGATGCGGATTCGGAGGGGTTGCTGCTGCTGAGCGATGAGGCAAGTTGGAACGACCGGTTGTTGCATCCGCGTCATGCGCACGAACGGACCTACCACGCGCAGGTTGAAAAGGTGATGACCGAGGAGGCTCTGGCGAGTTTGCGCAAGGGGGTGAAGTTGCCGGATTTCCAAACGCTGCCCTGCAAGGCAGAATTGCTGGCGGAGCAGCCTGCCCACGGACCACGAATTCCGCCGATTCGGGAACGCAAATCGATTCCGACCAGTTGGGTCGCGCTGACTTTGATCGAAGGAAAGAACCGTCAGGTCAGGCGGATGACGGCAGCCGTCGGATTTCCCACCTTGCGATTGATCCGCGTATCGATCGGTGGACTGAAATTGGAGGCGCTTCGGCTTGGCCCGGGAGAATGGAAGGAGCTTGGGAAGCCAGAGCTGGATAGAATTTTCTGA
- a CDS encoding AraC family transcriptional regulator, giving the protein MSRSAAVFALSLAGATKLGGIIADDEKILGAEQALMLNGAARPVWLASGGHRLLILEVTQEAIKIMGGGMPLRTEVEGLLEAADGQMLGPFEVGQDVLSLAQQLTQPPSHLVSLPVWYRAKVMELAALSFYCLGEQKMGNEGNGSMDRERSARELVQRATFLLERDLENPPGLEILAEELGCNAFQLSRFFSAEVGCSMPQYLRRKRMERAAALLHSTRLGVSEVSLAVGYTSFSAFTRAFVREHGETPTGFRHKTG; this is encoded by the coding sequence TTGAGCAGATCGGCTGCGGTGTTTGCTTTGAGCCTGGCTGGAGCGACGAAGCTTGGAGGGATTATTGCTGACGACGAAAAGATCCTGGGAGCAGAGCAGGCGTTGATGCTAAACGGGGCGGCGCGACCGGTCTGGTTGGCCAGCGGAGGGCATCGGTTATTGATTTTGGAGGTCACCCAGGAGGCGATCAAAATAATGGGTGGCGGGATGCCCTTGCGGACGGAGGTGGAGGGATTGTTGGAGGCTGCCGATGGCCAGATGTTGGGGCCATTTGAGGTGGGGCAGGATGTGCTGTCGTTGGCCCAGCAACTGACGCAACCGCCATCCCATCTGGTTTCTTTGCCGGTGTGGTATCGGGCCAAGGTGATGGAACTGGCGGCGTTGTCCTTTTATTGCCTTGGCGAGCAGAAGATGGGAAACGAAGGCAATGGATCGATGGATCGAGAAAGATCGGCCCGGGAATTGGTGCAGCGGGCTACGTTTCTATTGGAGCGGGATTTGGAGAATCCTCCCGGGCTGGAAATTTTGGCGGAGGAGTTGGGCTGCAATGCGTTTCAATTGAGCCGGTTCTTTTCTGCTGAGGTCGGTTGCAGCATGCCTCAGTATCTTCGCCGCAAGCGAATGGAACGGGCGGCTGCGTTGTTGCACTCCACGCGATTGGGGGTGAGCGAAGTGTCGTTGGCGGTGGGGTATACCAGTTTCAGTGCATTCACGAGGGCGTTCGTGCGCGAGCACGGGGAGACGCCCACCGGGTTTCGGCACAAGACGGGGTGA
- a CDS encoding PEP-CTERM sorting domain-containing protein (PEP-CTERM proteins occur, often in large numbers, in the proteomes of bacteria that also encode an exosortase, a predicted intramembrane cysteine proteinase. The presence of a PEP-CTERM domain at a protein's C-terminus predicts cleavage within the sorting domain, followed by covalent anchoring to some some component of the (usually Gram-negative) cell surface. Many PEP-CTERM proteins exhibit an unusual sequence composition that includes large numbers of potential glycosylation sites. Expression of one such protein has been shown restore the ability of a bacterium to form floc, a type of biofilm.) codes for MKRRFCMGFRLGTLIGACVVMVAWGANGAVVLQDGFNNGTISTPDFSTVGNWSLDSATNASEAGGILTVGTQNSTASTSNNLRINTTSGLNPFTSTVQISVREFDLFGTGSYEPATAGRFRLGLVSENGSFFGANDGFALEINNNGLGARLGTKLNAPSADPNSSAVNLSGLASAITGFDLVVDFDSWELILYSDSGILYEGEGAWSLGTAAEWGTGTANVGNSALLLAVQNAGAVAPLTGFKSFSMGSIEVTTTVIPEPSRAMLLMLAGIGVAFWRKR; via the coding sequence ATGAAGCGTCGTTTTTGCATGGGGTTCCGCTTGGGAACTTTGATTGGTGCCTGTGTTGTGATGGTGGCTTGGGGCGCAAACGGGGCGGTGGTTTTGCAGGATGGGTTTAACAACGGGACGATTAGCACACCAGATTTTTCGACCGTTGGAAACTGGTCATTGGATTCGGCGACCAATGCTTCAGAGGCAGGTGGAATTTTGACGGTAGGAACTCAAAACAGCACGGCGTCTACTTCCAACAATTTGCGGATCAACACCACGTCCGGGTTGAATCCATTCACTTCCACCGTGCAGATTTCGGTGCGCGAATTTGACCTGTTTGGAACGGGGAGTTATGAGCCGGCGACGGCGGGCAGGTTTCGCCTGGGCCTGGTTTCAGAAAACGGATCGTTTTTTGGAGCGAATGACGGTTTTGCGTTGGAAATCAACAACAACGGACTTGGGGCAAGACTGGGAACGAAGTTGAATGCGCCTTCGGCCGATCCAAATTCTTCAGCGGTGAATTTGAGCGGGCTGGCTTCGGCAATCACCGGTTTTGATTTGGTGGTGGATTTTGATTCCTGGGAACTGATTTTGTATTCGGACAGCGGAATTTTGTATGAAGGCGAGGGAGCCTGGTCCTTGGGCACAGCGGCTGAGTGGGGAACTGGGACGGCCAACGTGGGAAATTCGGCTTTGCTGCTGGCGGTGCAGAATGCCGGTGCGGTCGCTCCGCTCACCGGTTTCAAGTCGTTTAGCATGGGCAGCATAGAGGTGACGACGACGGTGATTCCCGAGCCATCGAGAGCGATGTTGCTGATGCTTGCGGGAATAGGGGTGGCCTTTTGGCGCAAGCGCTAG
- a CDS encoding hydroxypyruvate isomerase family protein, with product MNSSPLSRRRLLQSSAFAAVATSLHHRLSAADVAAGSELKGRINHSVCKWCYSKIPLDDLCTAGKAMGLSSVELVDPPDFPTLKKHGLTAAMVSFPTIAGPSDPKVGRIENAFNDPANHDLLIQAYEPLIKASAEFGAKQVICFSGNRNGMDDEVGLKNCAEGLKKLLPIAEKHKITLVMELLNSRVNHKDYMCDKSAWGVALCKEIGSENFKLLFDIYHMQIMEGDIIATIKRDHQYFAHYHTGGVPGRAEIDETQELHYPAIMRAIVETGYKGHVGQEFIPKREDKLASLKQGVQICDV from the coding sequence ATGAATTCTTCGCCTCTCTCGCGTCGCCGACTTCTCCAGTCCAGCGCCTTTGCTGCCGTTGCCACCTCCCTCCACCACCGACTCTCCGCCGCCGACGTCGCTGCGGGTTCCGAGTTGAAGGGCCGAATCAATCATTCCGTCTGCAAATGGTGTTACTCCAAAATTCCGCTCGATGACCTCTGCACCGCCGGCAAAGCCATGGGCCTCAGTTCCGTCGAACTGGTTGATCCCCCCGATTTCCCCACGCTGAAAAAACACGGGCTCACCGCCGCCATGGTCAGCTTCCCAACCATTGCCGGGCCTTCTGATCCAAAAGTCGGCCGCATAGAAAACGCCTTCAACGACCCCGCCAATCACGACCTGCTCATCCAGGCCTACGAACCCCTCATCAAAGCAAGTGCCGAGTTCGGAGCCAAACAAGTCATCTGCTTCTCCGGCAACCGCAATGGCATGGATGACGAAGTCGGGCTGAAAAACTGCGCCGAAGGCCTCAAAAAACTGCTGCCCATCGCCGAGAAACACAAGATCACCCTCGTCATGGAACTCCTCAACAGCCGCGTGAACCACAAGGATTACATGTGCGACAAAAGCGCCTGGGGCGTCGCCCTCTGCAAAGAAATTGGCTCCGAAAACTTCAAACTCCTCTTCGACATTTACCACATGCAGATCATGGAGGGCGACATCATCGCCACCATCAAACGCGACCACCAATACTTTGCCCACTACCACACCGGCGGCGTTCCCGGCCGCGCTGAAATCGACGAAACCCAGGAACTTCATTACCCCGCCATCATGCGTGCGATCGTCGAAACTGGTTACAAGGGCCACGTCGGCCAGGAGTTCATCCCCAAACGCGAAGACAAACTGGCCTCCCTCAAACAAGGGGTGCAGATCTGCGACGTTTAA
- a CDS encoding ABC transporter ATP-binding protein, producing the protein MITATALRKRFTSERLALDDVSFSVEKGQIVGLLGHNGAGKSTIVGIMLGMVRPDHGEVILGGISVQRHRTQALRQVGAIFEAPSFYEYMTGWQNLRALCALSGWWIDAEVHRVLELVRLSDRIHHKVATYSHGMRQRLALAQALLPMPRILLLDEPTDGLDPEGIHEFRSTILKLREEQNLTILMNSHLLSEVELMCDRCVVLHGGRKIYEGEVPSDGGLSAAQPRYQLLTPNPNLAAATLKALGAPYDPSSHLVSLPGGVSGPQLLARLVQAGVPIDSWSPFRQTLEDWYLQLTHSDPASNQQPPSPSS; encoded by the coding sequence ATGATCACCGCCACCGCCCTGCGCAAACGCTTCACCAGCGAACGCCTGGCGCTGGATGACGTCAGCTTCTCTGTCGAAAAAGGGCAAATCGTCGGCCTGCTCGGACACAACGGAGCTGGCAAAAGCACCATCGTCGGCATCATGCTGGGCATGGTCCGACCCGACCACGGCGAAGTCATCCTTGGCGGCATCTCCGTGCAACGCCACCGCACCCAGGCCCTCCGTCAGGTTGGGGCCATCTTCGAAGCGCCCAGCTTCTACGAATACATGACCGGCTGGCAGAATCTCCGCGCTCTCTGTGCCTTGAGCGGCTGGTGGATCGATGCCGAAGTCCATCGCGTGCTCGAACTCGTGCGACTCAGTGATCGCATCCACCACAAGGTCGCCACTTACAGCCATGGCATGCGTCAGAGGCTCGCCCTCGCCCAAGCACTGCTGCCCATGCCACGCATCCTGCTGCTCGACGAACCGACCGACGGACTCGACCCCGAAGGCATTCACGAATTTCGCTCCACCATCCTGAAGCTGCGTGAAGAACAAAACCTCACCATCCTGATGAATTCCCACCTTCTCAGCGAGGTCGAGCTGATGTGCGATCGCTGCGTCGTCCTGCATGGCGGTCGCAAGATTTACGAAGGCGAAGTCCCTTCCGATGGCGGACTCTCCGCCGCCCAACCTCGCTACCAACTCCTCACTCCCAACCCCAACCTCGCCGCCGCAACGCTGAAAGCCCTCGGTGCCCCCTACGATCCATCCAGCCACCTCGTTTCTTTGCCCGGAGGAGTCAGCGGTCCCCAGCTCCTCGCGCGCCTCGTTCAGGCAGGCGTTCCCATCGATTCATGGAGCCCCTTTCGCCAGACGCTGGAAGACTGGTATCTGCAACTCACCCATTCCGATCCTGCTTCAAACCAACAACCGCCTTCCCCATCCTCATGA
- a CDS encoding ABC transporter permease, with translation MKQFLWQWGAELRKMLARKRTFLGFGAFLALEAILLVVFQLDGVERFFRRMISTQGESFDSYFSALTLAYLVVRMAIFLLGGIYLTLVAGDVVAKESEDGNLRLLLTRPISRTRLLAIKFASCLVYCFVLIQFIAWSALLLGVIVRGWGGGLFAFAPEQEFMAFYDAREGLWRYALSTITLSVSMSMACCIAFFFSCWRIKPSAATITALSYLFLDMILRESGFMHNYRHLLITHYMNVWSMVLFENIPWAVILRHYAILAGIGLTLFVAGAAIFESRDLKS, from the coding sequence ATGAAGCAATTCCTCTGGCAATGGGGTGCCGAACTCCGCAAAATGCTCGCCCGTAAACGCACCTTCCTCGGGTTCGGCGCGTTTCTGGCCCTTGAGGCCATCCTTCTGGTCGTGTTCCAACTCGATGGCGTGGAAAGATTCTTCCGGCGCATGATCTCAACCCAGGGCGAGTCCTTTGATTCCTACTTCTCCGCCCTCACCCTCGCCTATCTGGTGGTGCGCATGGCCATCTTTCTCCTCGGCGGCATCTATCTGACCCTCGTCGCCGGCGACGTCGTTGCCAAGGAAAGCGAAGACGGCAACCTGCGCCTGCTTCTTACCCGACCCATCAGCCGCACCCGACTGCTCGCCATCAAGTTCGCCAGTTGCCTCGTCTACTGCTTCGTTCTCATCCAGTTCATCGCCTGGAGCGCCCTGTTGCTCGGCGTCATCGTGCGCGGCTGGGGCGGCGGCCTGTTTGCCTTTGCCCCTGAGCAGGAATTCATGGCCTTTTACGATGCCCGCGAGGGTCTCTGGCGGTATGCCCTAAGCACCATAACGCTCTCGGTCAGCATGAGCATGGCGTGCTGCATCGCGTTCTTTTTCTCCTGCTGGCGCATCAAACCCTCCGCCGCCACCATCACCGCCCTTTCCTACCTCTTTCTCGACATGATCCTGCGCGAAAGCGGTTTCATGCACAACTACCGCCACCTGCTCATCACCCACTACATGAACGTGTGGAGCATGGTGCTGTTTGAAAACATCCCCTGGGCGGTGATCCTGCGTCATTACGCCATCCTCGCCGGCATCGGGCTCACCCTTTTCGTCGCCGGAGCCGCCATCTTTGAAAGCCGCGATCTAAAATCCTGA
- a CDS encoding transposase: MRQSRLKAPKEWEVAHYHCVSRVVDRQFVLGDEERAEFVSLMRLYEGVCQVRVLTYCLMSNHFHLLVEVRKRPEEGMSEEALLKLIAGCHGKQRAWMIEEQIRQFRAAGAHEAAQRVIDGWLSRMWDISQFMKTLKQRFTQWYNKRHGRRGTLWEDRYRSTLVEGDLNALAMVGAYIDLNPVRAGLVDDPKDYRWCGYGAAVAGVKVAVRGIEKVMAHADLRLPKGLKAMALYRVEIYGSADTGDEKSRVMQSALGKGAKGNRKGFDRVVVEAERARKGCLTRGEMLRCRVRYFVDGAVIGSRGFVDRVFNAQRDRFGSKRADGARAMRGADFGGLCSLRDLRKDMDLKVTS; this comes from the coding sequence ATGCGTCAATCCCGGCTCAAAGCTCCCAAGGAGTGGGAGGTTGCCCATTACCACTGCGTTTCGCGAGTGGTGGATCGGCAGTTTGTGCTTGGCGATGAAGAAAGGGCGGAATTTGTGTCGCTGATGCGGCTTTATGAAGGGGTTTGCCAAGTGCGGGTGCTGACTTATTGCCTCATGTCCAATCACTTCCATCTTTTGGTGGAGGTGCGAAAGCGGCCTGAGGAGGGAATGTCAGAAGAGGCTTTGTTAAAGCTGATTGCTGGGTGTCACGGCAAACAACGGGCGTGGATGATTGAGGAGCAGATTCGGCAGTTCCGTGCAGCAGGTGCGCATGAAGCAGCACAGAGGGTGATCGATGGGTGGTTGTCGCGCATGTGGGACATCAGCCAGTTCATGAAGACGCTAAAACAGCGTTTTACGCAGTGGTATAACAAGCGACATGGTCGGCGGGGAACGTTGTGGGAAGACCGTTATCGCAGCACGCTGGTGGAAGGCGATTTGAATGCCTTGGCGATGGTGGGGGCGTATATCGATTTGAATCCGGTGCGAGCGGGGTTGGTGGACGATCCCAAGGACTATCGCTGGTGTGGCTATGGAGCGGCCGTGGCCGGGGTGAAGGTGGCGGTGCGGGGCATCGAGAAGGTGATGGCACATGCAGACTTGCGATTACCGAAGGGTTTGAAGGCAATGGCCCTTTACCGAGTGGAGATCTACGGATCGGCCGACACGGGGGATGAGAAGTCGCGTGTGATGCAATCGGCGTTGGGAAAAGGAGCGAAAGGCAATCGGAAGGGATTTGATCGTGTGGTAGTGGAAGCGGAACGTGCAAGAAAGGGGTGTCTGACACGAGGGGAAATGTTGCGCTGCCGGGTGAGGTATTTTGTGGATGGGGCGGTGATTGGCAGCCGGGGATTTGTGGATCGGGTGTTCAATGCACAGCGGGATCGATTTGGATCGAAGCGTGCTGATGGGGCGCGGGCCATGCGTGGAGCGGATTTTGGTGGTCTGTGCTCCTTGCGTGATTTGCGCAAAGATATGGATTTGAAGGTGACGAGCTGA
- a CDS encoding SMI1/KNR4 family protein, which yields MLDPRIEPATPFTQTDITSIEQFLGRTLPEDYRVFACEYGGAFVGGLVDGNVELPILAFFGADVVISKLEIHADLRGDCVLPIADCELGNLYVIDRENSLHFINYYGGRTTSRKVADTFSDLLARIVISDE from the coding sequence ATGTTAGACCCGCGAATTGAACCAGCCACTCCGTTTACTCAAACAGACATCACTAGTATCGAACAGTTTTTGGGACGCACACTGCCAGAGGACTACCGAGTCTTCGCTTGTGAGTATGGAGGCGCATTTGTAGGTGGCTTGGTTGATGGCAACGTGGAGCTACCTATTCTAGCTTTCTTCGGAGCCGATGTAGTGATCTCCAAATTAGAAATACATGCTGATTTGAGAGGGGACTGCGTGTTGCCTATCGCAGATTGTGAGTTGGGTAACCTTTATGTGATCGATCGCGAAAACTCCCTTCACTTCATCAACTATTATGGAGGGCGAACAACTTCCCGAAAAGTTGCAGACACCTTCAGCGACTTACTTGCCCGCATCGTTATTTCAGACGAATAA